One segment of Coffea arabica cultivar ET-39 chromosome 7c, Coffea Arabica ET-39 HiFi, whole genome shotgun sequence DNA contains the following:
- the LOC113700204 gene encoding transcription factor MYB35, which yields MGRPPCCDKANVKRGPWTPEEDAKILAYVSRHGIGNWTLVPQKAGLNRCGKSCRLRWTNYLRPDLKHDNFTPEEEECILELHRTIGSRWSWIAKQLPGRTDNDVKNYWNTKLKKKLFNMGIDPVTHKPFSQIFTEFGKLGNLPSTINQNALLNTEPRIKPEPLLLPQKFPNANNLQIIEQYGRTLSGNFLGQAASQLQINGQETLILPHLLGGISTSASSPSSSSSVMNFGSQSFPCEPPQLQKSPSSPSNWNETILVDPFPSTGIEQNEEDYKIRGISSPDDISSAVVQEETPLHAATCIIENEVNDKAGVSCYGLKPEPEAMRYMESSSSAADSFLESILASDSQLRLEFPELLDGFCDY from the exons ATGGGAAGACCTCCCTGCTGTGATAAAGCAAATGTGAAAAGAGGCCCTTGGACGCCTGAGGAAGATGCAAAGATTCTTGCGTACGTATCTCGCCATGGCATTGGCAACTGGACTTTGGTTCCTCAGAAAGCAG GGCTCAACAGATGTGGGAAGAGTTGTAGGCTCAGATGGACAAATTATCTGCGGCCTGACCTAAAGCATGACAATTTCACgcctgaagaagaagaatgcaTTCTTGAACTCCACAGAACTATAGGTAGCAG GTGGTCTTGGATAGCAAAGCAGCTGCCTGGGAGAACTGACAACGATGTGAAGAACTACTGGAACACCAAGCTGAAGAAAAAGCTCTTCAACATGGGCATAGATCCAGTAACACATAAGCCTTTCTCTCAGATTTTTACTGAGTTTGGAAAACTGGGTAATCTCCCGAGCACAATAAACCAGAATGCACTTCTTAACACTGAACCAAGAATAAAACCAGAACCCCTTTTACTTCCGCAGAAATTTCCCAATGCCAACAACCTCCAAATCATTGAGCAATATGGTCGGACCCTTTCTGGCAATTTTTTAGGTCAGGCAGCATCACAGTTACAAATCAACGGCCAAGAAACTTTAATTCTGCCACATTTACTCGGTGGAATCTCCACTTCAGCTTCATCTCCATCATCTTCGAGCAGCGTCATGAATTTTGGCTCCCAGTCTTTTCCTTGTGAACCACCTCAGCTTCAAAAATCACCCTCTTCTCCTTCTAATTGGAATGAAACAATCCTTGTTGACCCTTTTCCATCCACAGGCATAgaacaaaatgaagaagattACAAAATCCGAGGGATTTCCTCACCGGATGATATTTCTTCGGCAGTGGTGCAGGAAGAGACGCCCCTGCATGCTGCTACCTGCATAATTGAAAACGAAGTAAATGACAAGGCTGGCGTGTCCTGTTATGGGCTAAAACCTGAACCAGAAGCAATGCGCTACATGGAATCTTCTTCATCTGCTGCTGATTCATTCTTGGAGTCCATTCTGGCTAGTGACAGCCAGCTGCGGCTGGAATTTCCTGAGCTTTTGGATGGATTCTGTGATTACTGA
- the LOC113700206 gene encoding probable prolyl 4-hydroxylase 7: protein MESRVILLLLLCLLSIPSDLSVSAGQFSRWGGGKKLKGSAVKLATGASSAPFDPTRVTQLSWKPRAFIYRGFLTNEECDHMINLAKNKMEKSMVADNDSGKSIESEVRTSSGMFLKKHQDDIVGGVEAKIASWTFLPVENGEAMQVLHYEHGQKYEPHFDYFHDKENQKLGGHRVATVLMYLSDVAKGGETVFPSSEKKETQPKGDDDWSDCAKNGYAVKPRKGDALLFFSLHPDATTDPLSLHGSCPVIEGEKWSATKWIHVRSFDALSTSEDCVDKDPNCPHWAASGECEKNPLYMVGSEEAVGYCRESCKICSS, encoded by the exons ATGGAGTCTAGAGTTATTCTTTTGCTTCTGTTATGTTTGTTGTCGATTCCGTCGGATCTGTCTGTTTCCGCTGGCCAATTTTCCCGCTGGGGTGGTGGGAAGAAATT AAAAGGGTCGGCGGTAAAGCTGGCCACGGGTGCTTCATCGGCTCCGTTTGATCCGACCCGGGTTACCCAACTCTCTTGGAAGCCCAG GGCTTTTATATATAGGGGATTCTTAACAAATGAAGAGTGTGATCATATGATCAATCTG GCTAAGAATAAGATGGAGAAATCCATGGTGGCTGACAATGACTCTGGCAAGAGCATAGAGAGCGAAGTTCGAACAAGTTCTGGCATGTTCCTTAAGAAGCATCAG GATGACATTGTTGGTGGTGTCGAGGCTAAGATTGCTTCCTGGACATTCCTTCCTGTAG AGAATGGGGAAGCTATGCAAGTACTACATTATGAGCATGGACAAAAGTATGAGCCAcattttgattattttcatgACAAGGAAAATCAGAAATTGGGTGGTCATAGAGTAGCAACCGTGCTTATGTATTTATCTGATGTTGCGAAAGGTGGCGAAACAGTTTTCCCTAGTTCAGAG AAAAAGGAAACTCAACCAAAGGGTGATGATGATTGGTCTGATTGTGCTAAAAATGGCTATGCTG TAAAACCCAGGAAGGGTGATGCACTGCTGTTTTTCAGTTTACATCCTGATGCTACGACTGACCCTTTGAGCTTGCACGGGAGCTGTCCTGTCATTGAAGGTGAGAAGTGGTCTGCTACAAAATGGATTCATGTAAGGTCTTTTGATGCGCTGTCTACTAGTGAAGATTGTGTTGATAAGGATCCAAATTGCCCTCACTGGGCTGCTTCAGGTGAATGTGAGAAGAATCCTCTATATATGGTGGGCTCTGAGGAGGCTGTTGGTTATTGTAGAGAGAGCTGTAAGATTTGCTCATCTTAG
- the LOC113697882 gene encoding glycerol-3-phosphate acyltransferase RAM2-like gives MAIADVQSPDKFPTIDQCESSGRENHTVVADLDGTLLIGSSSFPYFALVAFEAGGILRLLFLLLVSPIAAILYYFISEAAGIRVLIFATFAGMKVSDIESVARAVLPKFYTSDLHPETWRVFSSCGKRCVLTANPRIMVEASLKDYLGADMVFGTEISIWRGRATGLVNGPGVLVGRNKAEALQKAFDAASAPEIGFGDRKTDFPFMKLCKESYVVPKKRQVQPVSHDQLPKPIVFHDGRLVQKPTPLMALLTILWIPVGFPLACLRVAAGALLPMPLVYYAFRALGVRVNIKGIPPPPAQKSTGQTGVLFVCSHRTLLDPIFLSTALGRPIPAVTYSLSRLSEIIAPIKTVRLNRDRIKDAKMIKNLLEEGDLAICPEGTTCREPFLLRFSALFAELTDHLVPVAMNNRMSMFHGTTARGWKGLDPFYFFMNPSPVYEVTFLNKLPQELTCGAGKSSHDVANYIQRMIASTLSYECTSFTRKDKYTALAGNDGTVSDKPAIAAKNIMGC, from the exons ATGGCAATCGCAGATGTACAATCTCCTGATAAATTCCCAACCATAGATCAGTGTGAATCTAGCGGACGCGAAAATCATACCGTAGTTGCTGATCTCGATGGAACTTTACTCATAGGCAGTAGCTCATTTCCTTACTTTGCACTTGTAGCCTTTGAAGCCGGTGGAATACTTCGGCTTCTCTTCCTTCTTCTGGTTTCTCCTATTGCTGCAATATTGTACTATTTCATCTCTGAGGCAGCAGGAATTCGCGTTCTAATATTCGCAACTTTTGCTGGGATGAAGGTCTCAGATATCGAGTCCGTGGCACGTGCTGTCTTACCAAAATTTTATACCAGTGATTTACATCCAGAAACGTGGCGTGTCTTTTCATCATGCGGGAAAAGATGTGTACTAACGGCAAATCCTAGGATTATGGTTGAGGCCTCTCTCAAAGATTATTTAGGTGCAGATATGGTTTTTGGAACAGAGATATCAATCTGGAGGGGGAGAGCTACAGGACTTGTAAATGGTCCTGGAGTACTTGTTGGTAGAAACAAAGCTGAGGCCCTTCAGAAGGCCTTCGATGCTGCATCAGCTCCAGAAATCGGATTTGGAGACCGGAAGACAGATTTCCCATTCATGAAGCTGTGCAAG GAAAGCTATGTTGTCCCAAAAAAGCGTCAAGTCCAACCAGTGAGCCATGACCAGTTGCCTAAGCCAATAGTCTTCCATGATGGGCGGCTTGTCCAGAAACCAACTCCTCTGATGGCACTGCTAACCATTCTCTGGATCCCAGTAGGCTTCCCCTTGGCCTGCTTGCGCGTTGCAGCCGGCGCACTCCTGCCAATGCCACTGGTCTATTATGCATTCAGGGCACTCGGAGTCCGGGTCAATATCAAAGGAATCCCACCTCCACCAGCCCAAAAATCAACAGGCCAGACGGGCGTCCTGTTTGTTTGCTCACATCGAACTCTTCTTGATCCAATCTTTCTCTCCACCGCACTTGGCCGTCCCATCCCAGCAGTCACATACTCACTCTCGCGCCTCTCAGAAATCATAGCCCCAATCAAAACCGTCAGGCTTAACCGCGACCGCATTAAAGATGCCAAGATGATCAAGAACCTCTTAGAAGAAGGTGATTTGGCTATATGCCCGGAAGGGACAACATGCAGGGAACCGTTCTTACTAAGATTTTCAGCATTGTTTGCTGAATTAACTGACCACCTGGTGCCAGTGGCCATGAACAATAGAATGAGCATGTTTCATGGGACGACTGCTAGAGGGTGGAAAGGACTGGATCCTTTCTACTTCTTCATGAATCCGAGCCCTGTCTATGAAGTGACATTTTTGAACAAATTACCGCAAGAGCTGACATGCGGTGCCGGGAAATCAAGCCATGATGTTGCTAATTATATACAAAGGATGATTGCCTCAACATTATCATACGAGTGTACCAGCTTCACCAGGAAGGATAAGTACACGGCATTGGCAGGAAACGATGGAACTGTCTCCGATAAACCTGCAATTGCAGCCAAAAACATCATGGGCTGCTAG
- the LOC113700222 gene encoding serine/threonine-protein kinase D6PK-like, with product MSKLMNEGTIHGEADATKVSFQDLSIYSSTSMELSSSTVTVSGTTSVGSKLSDYQLEEKEMVSIDVELNKGGECVESGKSSLSSSSYCNSIDVNEASFRSYCPSKPHKGNDIRWDAIQSVLARDGQLGLGHFRLLKKLGFGDIGSVYLAELRGMKCLFAMKVMDKGTLAGRKKLVRAQTEREILGLLDHPFLPSLYSHFETEKFSCLLMEFCSGGDLHLLRQRQPGRHFTEQAARFYASEVLLALEYLHMMGVVYRDLKPENVMVREDGHIMLSDFDLSLRCYVSPTLVSSTTELSCKISSYCIQPSCKLPVCVEPSCFQPSCFRPSLFNSKTLKLRGECTPAVASDSLPVLIAEPTAARSMSFVGTHEYLAPEIIRGDGHGSAVDWWTFGIFLYELLHGKTPYKGNGNRETLFNVVGQPLKFPESPTVSFAAKDLIRGLLAKDPQKRLGFKKGATEIKQHPFFQGVNWALIRSTQPPEIPRPVDLAFWNQTFKPPLPSNGDKGTSDSDRSSGPYLDFEFF from the exons ATGAGCAAACTAATGAATGAGGGCACCATACATGGTGAAGCCGATGCCACCAAGGTCAGTTTTCAAGACCTTAGCATCTATAGCAGTACTAGCATGGAACTCTCTAGTAGTACCGTCACGGTTTCTGGTACTACCAGCGTAGGAAGTAAATTGAGTGACTATCAACTTGAGGAGAAAGAAATGGTCTCTATAGATGTTGAATTGAATAAAGGTGGGGAATGTGTTGAGAGTGGGAAGAGTAGTTTGAGTTCCTCTAGTTACTGTAACAGCATAGACGTAAATGAGGCTAGTTTTAGAAGCTATTGCCCATCCAAACCTCATAAGGGTAACGACATCCGCTGGGACGCAATACAATCTGTGCTTGCTAGAGATGGTCAGTTGGGCTTGGGGCATTTTAGGCTGTTGAAGAAATTGGGATTTGGGGATATTGGGAGCGTTTACTTGGCGGAGTTAAGAGGGATGAAATGTTTGTTTGCAATGAAAGTAATGGATAAAGGGACGTTAGCCGGGAGGAAGAAGCTGGTGAGAGCTCAAACTGAGAGGGAAATATTGGGTTTATTGGACCATCCTTTTCTTCCATCCCTTTATTCACATTTTGAAACAGAGAAATTTTCGTGCTTGCTAATGGAATTTTGCAGCGGCGGGGATCTGCATTTGCTTAGGCAGCGTCAACCAGGCAGGCATTTTACCGAGCAAGCTGCAAG GTTTTATGCTTCTGAAGTGCTCCTTGCCCTAGAATACTTGCACATGATGGGAGTGGTGTATAGGGACTTGAAGCCTGAAAACGTCATGGTGAGAGAAGATGGTCATATCATGCTATCAGACTTTGATTTATCATTGAGATGCTATGTTAGTCCAACCCTGGTTAGTTCCACCACTGAACTGTCTTGTAAAATTTCATCGTACTGTATCCAGCCATCATGCAAGCTACCAGTTTGTGTAGAACCTTCTTGCTTCCAGCCCTCTTGTTTTAGGCCTAGTCTTTTCAACTCCAAAACATTAAAATTGCGAGGAGAATGTACGCCTGCAGTTGCTTCGGATTCACTGCCGGTGCTCATTGCAGAGCCAACTGCAGCACGATCCATGTCATTTGTCGGGACACATGAATATTTAGCCCCTGAAATAATTAGAGGTGATGGTCACGGGAGTGCTGTTGATTGGTGGACCTTTGGAATATTTCTGTACGAGTTGCTTCATGGAAAGACTCCATATAAAGGAAACGGAAACAGAGAGACATTATTTAACGTTGTAGGCCAGCCCTTAAAATTTCCCGAGAGTCCCACAGTTAGTTTTGCTGCGAAGGATCTGATCCGTGGCCTGCTTGCTAAGGATCCCcagaaaagattagggtttaaAAAAGGCGCTACAGAGATAAAACAACATCCATTCTTTCAGGGTGTTAATTGGGCTCTCATCCGCAGTACCCAACCTCCAGAAATTCCCAGACCTGTAGATCTAGCGTTTTGGAATCAGACATTCAAGCCACCCTTGCCTTCAAATGGTGACAAAGGAACTTCTGACTCCGATAGATCTTCTGGCCCTTACCTAGATTTTGAGTTCTTCTAA
- the LOC113698633 gene encoding thaumatin-like protein gives MKLCSTFSVWILVLLCHRISSGSSGVVEACTFYVSNKCPFPIWPATAPNQGFPVVANGGFYLPSGRLRKFQAPGDWSGRIWARTGCNFDYSNDGRACETGDCNGRLECAGAIGVPPVTLVEFTLQVDKRQPSFYDVSIVDGYNLPVSVTPYPTAPKCYIGGCFSDIKKECPGELAVLNELGQVVACKSACLAFNEDRFCCRKKYGSPATCKPDVYSRFFKAECPYYFSKPFDTPSPLVNCPADQYIITFCPDGWGAPATSLIMST, from the exons ATGAAGTTGTGCAGTACATTTTCGGTTTGGATTCTCGTCCTGCTATGCCACCGCATATCATCTg GCAGTAGTGGAGTTGTGGAAGCATGCACATTTTACGTGAGCAACAAGTGCCCATTTCCCATATGGCCTGCCACTGCCCCGAACCAAGGCTTTCCAGTCGTAGCAAACGGTGGCTTCTATCTTCCATCCGGGAGACTCCGGAAATTCCAGGCACCAGGAGATTGGAGTGGCCGCATCTGGGCCAGAACAGGCTGCAATTTCGACTACTCCAACGACGGACGAGCCTGCGAAACAGGCGACTGCAACGGCCGACTCGAATGCGCCGGGGCGATCGGCGTTCCTCCTGTGACGCTAGTAGAGTTTACGTTGCAGGTTGACAAGAGGCAGCCGAGTTTCTACGACGTAAGTATAGTGGATGGCTACAACCTCCCTGTTTCAGTGACCCCATACCCTACTGCACCAAAATGCTACATCGGAGGGTGCTTCTCAGATATAAAAAAGGAGTGCCCTGGGGAGCTGGCGGTCCTGAATGAGCTCGGACAAGTTGTGGCTTGCAAGAGTGCATGCTTGGCCTTCAATGAGGATCGTTTCTGCTGCAGAAAGAAATATGGGAGTCCAGCAACGTGCAAGCCCGACGTCTACTCCAGATTCTTCAAGGCTGAGTGTCCCTATTATTTTAGCAAACCCTTTGATACGCCTTCTCCCTTGGTTAATTGCCCTGCAGATCAGTATATCATCACCTTCTGCCCGGATGGATGGGGTGCTCCTGCAACTTCCCTAATTATGTCTACATAG